The genomic segment CTACCCGATCTTCACCACCCATCCATAAGGGTCGGGTTTGTGTCCATACTGGATGGCCACGATTTCATCATACAACCGGCGGGACAGTTCGCCCATCTTGCCTCCGGCCACGATAAAATCCTCTCCCTTGTAGGTGATCTGGCCCACCGGGGAGATGACGGCAGCCGTGCCCGTGCCGAAGGCCTCTTTGAGCGTAGCATTTCTGGCGGCCGCAATGACCTCATCAATGGTGAGGGACCGCTCCGAGAGCCTTATCCCCCATTCCTTGACGATCTGAATGACCGAGTCCCGGGTGACGCCGGGGAGGATGCTCCCGTTCAAAGGCGCGGTGATCAGTTCATCATCTATGAGGAAAAACATGTTCATGGTCCCCACCTCTTCCACGTATTTCCTCTCGGCCGCATCCAGCCATAGCACCTGGGTGAAGCCCTTTTTCTTGGCCTCTTCCGCGGCCAGGAGGCTCGCGGCATAGTTGCCCGAGGTCTTGGCTTCGCCGGTCCCGCCGATGGCCGCCCGGACGAAATAATCCTCCACATGGATCTTGACCGGGTTGAGGCCCTCTTTGTAGTAGGCCCCCACCGGGCCGATGATGATGTAAAAGAGATAGGCGTTGGCCGGCCGGACACCCAGGTGGGGTTCGGTGGCGATCATGGTGGGCCGGATGTAGAGCGATGTGCCGCCGCTCTTCGGGATCCAGTCCCTGTCCACCTTGAGAAGCTGTTTCAGCGCCTCCATGGCCAGATCCACATCCACCTCCGGCATGACCAGTCTTTTGGCTGAGCGGTTGAGACGTTTGAAATTCTCGGTGGGCCTGAACAGATATATCCCGTCGTTCGCCCCCCTGTAGGCCTTCAGCCCCTCAAACACCTCCTGACCATAGTGAAGGACCATGGCGGCCGGGTCGATGGAGAGGGGTCCGTAGGGTTCGATCCGGGGGTTGTGCCAGCCTTTTTCCGGGATCCAGTCCATCTTGAACATGTGATCGGTAACGATGTCGCCGAAACCGAGGTTGGATTCATCAGTGGGTTTTGTTCTTCGTTCATGTTCCTCTGCCTGGTTCACTGTAATTTCCATGGTGCGCTCCTTCACAATTAGGATTGTGCGATTCAAAAATGGTAATAAATAGCACATTGAATTCACAATTTCAACGGACAAAATGGAGTTGACAACAACCTCTTTGTATGGTGTTATCTGAGATCGAATGAAAAGGGGGTAACCGTTTAACCATGCAGGGAAAGGAGGGAACATGAAACAGTGTAAAGGCGTATTCCTATGGATGGTGGTGATCGGGGCGGCAGTCTGCCTGGGCCTGTGGGCCGGCATGGGGGGGATGGCCCAGGCCGCAGAGGGAGACTTTGCCTGCGCTCAGGAAGACAAGATAAGCAAAGACATCTCTCCCGAGGCCCAATTGGAAGGGTTGACCTGCTTCTTCAAGAAATATGAAGGGGCACAGGTCCTTCATTTCAAATTGGCCGTCAAGAACGTCAGCGACACACCTCAACGGTACCGTGTGCATATTTTCCTGGATAACGGCAAGGCGGTGGGAGGTCTCATCCCGGCAAAGACCAAGAAGGGGCTGGTCAAGCCGGGGCAGAGCGCTGAGTTTGTCTACCCTGTCACCGGGATGACGGACAAGGCCGGTTCGGTGGACCTGAAGATTGCCACAGTCAAAGAGTAACCGATGACAGTTCAAGAAAGGGAGGTCGAATGACTATGAA from the Deltaproteobacteria bacterium genome contains:
- a CDS encoding branched-chain amino acid aminotransferase — translated: MEITVNQAEEHERRTKPTDESNLGFGDIVTDHMFKMDWIPEKGWHNPRIEPYGPLSIDPAAMVLHYGQEVFEGLKAYRGANDGIYLFRPTENFKRLNRSAKRLVMPEVDVDLAMEALKQLLKVDRDWIPKSGGTSLYIRPTMIATEPHLGVRPANAYLFYIIIGPVGAYYKEGLNPVKIHVEDYFVRAAIGGTGEAKTSGNYAASLLAAEEAKKKGFTQVLWLDAAERKYVEEVGTMNMFFLIDDELITAPLNGSILPGVTRDSVIQIVKEWGIRLSERSLTIDEVIAAARNATLKEAFGTGTAAVISPVGQITYKGEDFIVAGGKMGELSRRLYDEIVAIQYGHKPDPYGWVVKIG